The following nucleotide sequence is from Fusarium graminearum PH-1 chromosome 1, whole genome shotgun sequence.
TACCCATTGAGGGTCTTGATTTCTATCCCAAGGCCATCTAcgtggccatgatgacaaggagggtTCTCATTGCTGCTCACAACcccaagcttgttgatgatcgagATTTCGTGGGAAACAAGCgacttgagcttgctggtcAACTTCTCTCACTCCTATTTGAAGATTTGTTCAAGCAGTTCACAACTAACGTCAGGATGTCGATTGACAAGTTTCTCAAAAAGAACAACCGCGCCGTGCCTCTCGACGCTGTCAACATGATCAGCAACCACGCCAACAATATTGGTTACGGAATCAACCGTGCCATTCAGACCGGAAACTGGAATGTCAAACGTTTCAATATGAATCGAGCGGGTGTCACCCATGTCCTTAGTCGGCTCAGCTATATCGCTGCTCTTGGTATGATGACAAGAATCAGCAGTCAGTTTGAGAAGACACGAAAGGTATCCGGTCCTCGCGCGCTACAGCCATCACAGTGGGGTATGCTCTGTACGTCAGATACGCCCGAAGGTGAAGCTTGTGGCTTGGTAAAGaatttggctttgatgactcacatcaccaccaacgtGGACGAAGAACCTGTGAAACGATGGATCTTTACACTTGATGCTGGCGTCGAGCCTATCCGCAACTTCTCCGGTGCTGAGATGCATCGGGAAGGGAGCTATATCATTCATGTGAACGGCACGCCGTTCGCTTTGACCCGATACCCGAAACGATTTGCCCAAAAGTTTAGAACGATGCGTCGAAGAGGTTGGATCTCTCCATTTGTTGGTATTAACATTAACACCCACTTCAACGCTGTTCATATTGCCACTGATGAAGGACGAATTTGCCGACCTTATATCATTGTCAAAAACGGcaagcagaagctcaagcctgAACACCTGCGACTACTTCAGATGGGCAAGGCCACATTCGACGACTTCCTGAACCGTGGAATTGTCGAGTATCTTGACGTGAATGAGGAGAACGACGCGCTCATTACCATTTATGAACACCAAGTCACACAAAGTACCACTCATTTGGAAATCGAGCCATTCACTGTTTTGGGAGCCGTTGCGGGATTGATTCCCTTCCCTCACCACAACCAGTCTCCTCGAAACACCTACCAATGTGCTATGGGTAAACAAGCCATTGGGGCAATCGCCTATAACCAGTTTAACCGTATCGATACCCTTTTATACACCCTTGTCTATCCCCAACGACCCATGGTTATCTCCAAGACCATTCAACTCATTGGCTACGACAAGCTTCCTGCGGGACAAAATGCCACCGTTGTTGTCATGTCGTACTCAGGATACGATATTGAAGATGCTTTGGTCCTGAACAAAGCGTCAGTCGACAGGGGTTTTGGCCGATGTCAAGTGTTCAGAAAATACACAACGGAATTGCAGAAGTACCCTAACGGCCGCAGGGAACGCATTGGAGATCCCGAAATGGAGGGCGAAGGCAAGAGTAAGCGTCGCATTACTAAACACGAGGCTTTGGATGACGATGGTCTCGCAATTGTTGGTTATAAGGTTCACAGCGGCGAGGCCATGGTCAAGAAGGAAACTCCACTCGACCAGACCAGCACCGGTATTGGACTGGACCGCGGACCTGGCGAGTTCCGCGATTCATCTGTTTCTTACCGAATCGCAGACCCTGCCTATATCGACAAGGTTATGATTTCTCAAACAGAGAAGGATACCACCGTCATCAAGGTCCAGACTCGACAGACTCGACGTCCCGAGCTGGGTGACAAGTTCTCATCTCGTCACGGCCAAAAGGGTGTTGTGGGTATCATCGTTGAGCAGGAGGACTTGCCCTTCTCTGACAGCGGGTTGAGCCCTGACATTATCATGAACCCTCACGGTTTCCCCTCTCGAATGACTGTTGGCAAACTGCTTGAGTGTCTCACTGGAAAGGCTTCCATTATTCATGGCCGACCCGACTACGGTTTTGGTGATGCTTTCCGCTCTCACCCCCTGGAGGAGATGAGCCAGGTGCTGGTAGACCATGGATTCTCTTGGGAGGGCAAAGACTACTTCACATCTGGTATCACTGGAGAACCCTTGGAAGCGTATGTCTTCAACGGACCCATTTACTACCAGCGACTCAAGCACATGGTGCAAGACAAGATGCATTCTCGATCTCGAGGTCCCCGTGCCATCTTGACTCGCCAACCCACAGAAGGTCGTTCGCGAGACGGTGGTCTACGCCTGGGAGAAATGGAACGTGATTGTTTGATCGCCTACGGTGCTTcccagctgctgctggaacgGCTCATGATCAGCTCGGACGGTACTGAGATTGATATTTGCCAGCAGTGTGGTTTGTTTGGATACAAGGGTTACTGTCACACATGCAAGAGTACCAGAGAGGTTACCAAGATGACGATGCCGTACGCAGCGAAGCTGCTTGTGCAAGAGCTTATCAGTATGAATGTCGGAGTACGACTCCAGATGGATGACGAGTTTCCCCATCCCAGGTAATGAGGTTGCACGACGTGGACATGCATAAGAATGGAGTTTTAGGAACCTGTATACCTTGTACATAGCATATAGTTATTAGGATGTAGTTTAGAGGTATTATATTGTTTGTTTTATGTCTATATGTGTATTTGTACCAGTCTCGTAACCTGACATGGCTCTGGTAAGACAATTAATTATTTCATATGAGGCAAGGT
It contains:
- a CDS encoding DNA-directed RNA polymerase III, with the protein product MPTVDDGFEALLEPFYNGKKLTDPISTKEDKFQLLPAFLKVKGLVKQHIDSYNFFVEHEIKDIVRANRTIRSEVDSNFWLEFTDIRVDKPRRQDWQDAKSHTEVTPMECRLRDMTYAAPISVDIQYIRDKQRIVRKNVPLGRMPVMLKSSICRLGGANNTKMEEMNECPLDPGGYFIIGGTEKVILIQEQLSKNRIIVEADEKNNIISASVTSSTHERKSKTYVTLKKDRILLTHNVLVEGIPIVIILKALGGLSDMEIMQLVAGSDGRYQDEFLVNFDEATKVGVFTQHQALEYIGTRVKMAPRRGIFGPQVRRNHVEEGLDALANLVIAHVPIEGLDFYPKAIYVAMMTRRVLIAAHNPKLVDDRDFVGNKRLELAGQLLSLLFEDLFKQFTTNVRMSIDKFLKKNNRAVPLDAVNMISNHANNIGYGINRAIQTGNWNVKRFNMNRAGVTHVLSRLSYIAALGMMTRISSQFEKTRKVSGPRALQPSQWGMLCTSDTPEGEACGLVKNLALMTHITTNVDEEPVKRWIFTLDAGVEPIRNFSGAEMHREGSYIIHVNGTPFALTRYPKRFAQKFRTMRRRGWISPFVGININTHFNAVHIATDEGRICRPYIIVKNGKQKLKPEHLRLLQMGKATFDDFLNRGIVEYLDVNEENDALITIYEHQVTQSTTHLEIEPFTVLGAVAGLIPFPHHNQSPRNTYQCAMGKQAIGAIAYNQFNRIDTLLYTLVYPQRPMVISKTIQLIGYDKLPAGQNATVVVMSYSGYDIEDALVLNKASVDRGFGRCQVFRKYTTELQKYPNGRRERIGDPEMEGEGKSKRRITKHEALDDDGLAIVGYKVHSGEAMVKKETPLDQTSTGIGLDRGPGEFRDSSVSYRIADPAYIDKVMISQTEKDTTVIKVQTRQTRRPELGDKFSSRHGQKGVVGIIVEQEDLPFSDSGLSPDIIMNPHGFPSRMTVGKLLECLTGKASIIHGRPDYGFGDAFRSHPLEEMSQVLVDHGFSWEGKDYFTSGITGEPLEAYVFNGPIYYQRLKHMVQDKMHSRSRGPRAILTRQPTEGRSRDGGLRLGEMERDCLIAYGASQLLLERLMISSDGTEIDICQQCGLFGYKGYCHTCKSTREVTKMTMPYAAKLLVQELISMNVGVRLQMDDEFPHPR